GATGTTCAATTTCTGAgagggaaaaggttcactcactGATAGACACATAATGGGTAAGTGGCAAGCAGGCGCTtgagcaacagcagcagcaaaagaCAGAGGTGTGGGGGCAGATCTTCATATCTGAAGAAGGGAAGTAGAAGCTGAGTAACAGGAGCCCAAGGAAATGGGCAGACCTAGGGCTGTGGATGGGAACCCAGTGGGGCCAGAACCATGCAGCAGGGTGAGGTGGGGGCTGGAGCAGGGGTGGGGTACTTCCCAGGCACCAAAGGGAAAGCTGAAATGCCCACATCTTCGaggggagggaagatgggaggatgGCAGTTGGACAGGCCAACCCTGGGAGGCAGCGAGTGAAGGAACCGGAGACTGGGTCCCAGGGTGAGAGTGGCAGCACCAGAGTGGGTGGCCATAGGGCAGAGCACCTGGTTCCAGGTTAAGCAATGAGGATCCAGGGCAGGCCGGTCGGGCTGCAGGATCTGGGGCCCAGTGGCCATGGGTCCCCCACACTGTAGCCACCGCTGTTGCTGAGTAGGCAGATGCCCTGGCTGATTACTTCAGCTCCTCGGGCCACACCAACTGCCCCCAGGCACCCACCCCTTccgcccctcctcccctccccatagTGACTCCTGCCCAGAGAATGTCCAGCCCTAACATAAAGGCCCTGGGTGTCCACGAGTTGCTGTCAGTCAGAAGGCCACGCCGTCCGAGATGGGCTCCTCTCGGGCACCCAAGATGGGGCGTGTGGGAGGGCAAGGGATGATGGCATTGTTGCTGGCTGGTCTCCTCCTGCCAGGTAGGAGGCTGGGggccctgggggtgggagggtagGGTGGGAGAGAAGGAACACAGACCCAGGGGCAGGGAAGGCTGGGGGAATTCAGTGCCTGAGGAGGGTCTAGGAGAGAATCCAGCGAGGGAGAAAGGCAGGGGCTTTGGAATCTGACCTTTGAGTCTAGGGGCTGCTCCTCATTACTTTGTTACCTCAGGCAAGTTTCTTAAACTTGCCTTGGTTTCTGACACTCTAAGGTGGGGTTTAAAATAACACCTAGTACTAATTTTCCCTTGTGTCTCAAATTAGCTAATGTGTGTGACAGGTGTTTTGGAAGCTCTAGAGGGCTGTATCAATGTTGTGGTTGTCATTATGGAACACTAGTAGGTGAAGATTGGATATTTTGTAGTAAAAAGAATTGCTACCATTTTTGGAGGTTTTCGTTTCTGTTTTTccgtactgcagattgaacccaggggtgcttaatgactgagccacatccccagccctttttattttttattttgagacagggtcttgctaaattgctcagggcctcactaaactgatgagctggctttgaacttgggatccccaagctgctgggatcacagatatGTGCCCCCAAGTTCtgttttggaattatttttaatgtgtcagACATTGTTCTAGCACTTCAAATATAGTAGCATTTTTGattataacaaaaacaataagagaATATTTATGGTTCTCTTTTTACAAGGCTCCCAGAGGTTAGGAAACTGGCTCAGGATCATGGTTAGAAGCAGTtcagccaggattcaaaccccagGCTGGGTAGTTTTTGGGCCTGTACTGTTGACCACCAGGTGTTTATGGCCCTTGAGGCTTTTCTGTGACCTTCCCCCCTTGGTTGGGTGGGCAGGTGGAGAGCAGGGTGCACATCGTCTGGGGGAGCAATGGAGGAGGCGGGAGTGCTAGATGATTTCACGTGGAGTGAGGGGCAGTGGCAGAGCTGGTGCATGGAGGTTCATGCAGAGGATTTCTTTTTGAGGAGAGACTAGGGATGCTGCAGACTAGAGGTCTGGTTGTTGGTGGAGAGCTCAAGGATGAGTAGCAATAAATAATGAATCATAATGTCTAAGGCTTTCTGTTTTTGAAAGTAGGTGATCTCACTCAGTCTCATAGTAATGCTGTAAGGAAAGCAGGACAGATTTGGCCTCCCATGTGTGTGAAACTCAGAGAAGTTTAGTGATCTGCTAGTGTGGGCTCTGTCCATGCCATCTAGGACCCAAAAGGACAAAGGTGGGCAGAAGACATTTAGGTAATAGAGAGCGGTGAAGACAAACTGGGGTAAGCTGAGCCTGGGGGTTAGGAGCAGAGGAATGGTTAAAGAAGAAGTGATTCCACAGTTGAGGCAAATAAAGGCAGCAGGAGTCAGATACAGGGCTGGGTGGGGACAGCAGGTGCACATGTGCGAAGgctgggtggggagcagggaaAGCTGATAATGGTCACATGCCTCCAAGGAGGGTTTCATGCTGGTGTCCCTAGGCTGGGCCAGTGAGAGCAGGGGTGGCTTAGGGCGCGGTGTCCTGTCACACTGGTACCAGCAGGTTCTGAAGCAACAGGTGAGTGCCCCCACATCCGGGCCCCCACCCAGCTTCACTGGCATGGTCAGCACTGAGACAGGAATCAGGATTTCCATCCTCCCCTCAGCCTGTTCTCTAGGAGGGAGCTGGTGACCAAGTGTTACCCTCTTCTTTGTGTTGGTCCCTCTGCCACTGGGTGTCTCTTTtcccattatcttttttttttttttttttttttttttgtattttctcttccattttcggCCTTCTATTGTTTCGccttctatcttttctttctgtttggtcCCAGGGTCTGGCCCGGGATTTTTCTCCTCCAGATTTCCCTACCTCTCAGAGTTTCAGCCTCGCCACTGTCTTCTTTTCGACCTAGTTGTTCCTGGACCTGTCTGTTCACATTCTTCACTCTCTGCCGCTTACTCCTCCAATGCCTCCCCCTTTGGAGGCTGGCTACTTCTCTAGTAAATGTTGAACCTCTTCCCCACCCAACACCACGCTCCCAGAACAATGAAACTGCCCTTATTCTGCCACCCTGATATCCTTTAGAGACAACAAccacttctccctcccttttcttctgcTGTCAAAATCTCATAGGgctcacctgtcatcccagcctcgtgggaggctgaggcaggaggagcaggagttcaaagccagcctcagcaatttagcaaggcactaagcaattcagtgagaccctgtctctaaataaaatacaaaatagggctggggatgtggctcagtggtcgagtgcccccgagttcaatccccagtatccccaccctcaaaaaaaaaaaaaaatctcataggCTCCACTCTGGAGAAATCAGCATGGAGGAGGACTTGGGATTGGTCTAAAAGGTAAGAGAGAAAGCCAGGCTCCTCTCTGGCCCTTACTGACGGCTACTTTCCTCCCCAGGAACTTTGGCTAAGAGCATCGGGACCCTTTCAGACCCCTGTAAGGACCCCACACGAATCACTTCTCCGAACAACCCATGTCTCACTGGAAAGGGTGGCTCCAGCAGCTTCAGTAGCCAAAGTGGCTCCAGCAGCTTCAGCAACTCCATTTCCAGTTCCGGTGGCTCCAGTGGTGGCTCCAGTGGTGGCTCCAGTGGTGGATCCAGCAGTTCTAGTATCTCCAGTGGTGGTTCCAGTGGTGGCTCCAGTGGTGGCTTCAGTGGTGGCTCCAGCGGTTATAGTATCTCCAGTGGTGGTTCCAGTGGTGGCTTCAGTGGTGGCTCCAGGGGTGGTTCCAGTGGTGGCTCCAGTGGATCCAGTTTCTACCAGGGTGGTTCTGCAGGATCTGCATTATTTAAACCAGGATCAGGATATCCCAAAGGAACAGGGGATGGCTCTGCTCTACCGGTCAATGATAAGTCTCATATGTCTGGAGGAAGCTCTTCCTTTTCCCAAACCTCTCAGATGTCCAGCAGCAGTAGTCAAAGCAGCAGCTCCAACCTGCGTCCCTGTAGCTCAGATGTCCCTGACTCTCCCTGCAGTGGGGGACCCATTGTCTCACATTCTGGCCCCTACATCTCCAGTTCCCACTCTGTGTCAGGGGGGCAGAGGCCCGTAGTAGTGGTGGTGGAGCAGCATGGCTCTGGTGGCCCTGGAGTGATTCAAGGTAGCCCCTGTAGCAGTGGTGGCCTCCCAGGCAAGCCCTGCCCCCCCATCACATCTGTACAGCAATCCTATGGTGGCTATGAGGTGGTAGGTGGCTCCTCTGACAGCTATCTGGTCCCAGGCATGACCTATAGCAAGGGTAAAATCTACCCTGTGGGCTACTTCACCAAAGATAACCCTGTCAAGGGGTCTCCAGGGTCCCCGTCCTTTGCAGCTGGGCCCCCCATCTCAGAGGGAAAATACTTTTCCAGCAATCCCATCATCCCCAGCCACAGCTCATCTAGTTCCAACATACACCAGTCAGGAGCTTCCTCAGCCATTGCATTCCAGCCTGTGGGCTCTGGTGGGGTCCAGCCCTGTGGAGTCGGCTTCACAGGACCTAAGGGACCCTGCTCCCCTTCTGGTTCTGGAGTGCATATCAGTTCTAGCATATCCAGCAATTCCGGTTCATCCTACCACCCCTGCAGTGGTGTCTCCCAGGGTCCCTGCTCCCCACCAGGCACTGGCTCCTTAGGAggcagctccagctccagctccagctccagctccctATCCAGTGGCAAAATCATCCTTCAGCCCTGCAGCATCAAGTCCAGCTCTTCTGGTCAACCTTGCATTTCTGTTTCCTCCTCGACATTGAGTGGGGGTCCCGATGGCTCTCCTCAGCCTGATCCCTCTGCTGGTGCCAAGCCCTGTGGCCTCAGCAGCCCTGGAAGGATCCCTTGCCGCTCTATCCGGGACATCCTGACCCAAGTGAAGCCTCTAGGGCCCCAGCTAGCTGACCCTGAAGTTTTCCTACCCCAGGGAGAGTCACTTGACAGTCCATAAGTCAGCTTTTTGTACATGCATGCACgggcacacacatatacacataccatCTCCCAGCTGGGAGACATCCAGGGGCCCAGACATGGGGTTAGCTCATATCCTCTCCTAAAAGAGCTGCTCTGCCTCCTCCAGTATTCCAGTGTTGCAAACTCTCCCTTAttacctcttctttcttctcctcctatCACTCACTAGCCCAAATGGTAGACTCCAAATCCCTTTCCCCATTCTCTCCGACATCTTAGATCCCATTCTACTGCAGTGCCATTTCTACCAGAACACCACCCCTTAAATTTTCCTTGGGTATTTCTTTGAGATAGTCCATTAACAAAACCCACCTACTCAGGTTCTTGACTAGGAAACCCCTGATCTCTGATGCCTGGACAAGTCATTCCTTCCTTTGTCAGATAAAGCAAAGTCCAAATTGTTACCCAAAGATAATGACCATGTTTCACTGACCTGTCTTCACCATCTGCTCAACCAAACCTCTATACCACTGGATGCTGTTTCCAACACACCCTTGCATCAAAAAGCCAGCCCTCTCCCTGGCTGTCGCTTCTCTCAATGCTGAGATGCTGCCCTGTGTGAGACACCAGGGCACCTGCTGAGAATGGAGCCATCTCCCTGCTTTCTCTGGATCCTGGACATGGCTCAATAAAGTGTGTGAACTCGATGCAGAATTTTTGCCTTCTTAGAGTCCTGGGTCTCCTCCTAGGACATGGGTGGTGAACCTCCTGTGCCTCTAGAGGTCTCCATGTCCCTGTTTCCATTCATAAGTTGGCCCAGTATTTCTTTCATGCCTTACAGCTACTCccacaaagaaggaaaacaataaatatttgttgaactgaaAGCAGAAGTTGCCTGGTTTCCCAGACCCTTCCATCcactttccccctctctcttggCTCCAGAAGATCCAGTCTCTCTCTACTCCCCATTCACACTGGAGTCCTTTTCTCCCTTATATAAAATCCTCATTatttccttcccctctccacccAAGTTCTGTCTCCTCTACCATTAGTGTGCCTCACCTTCTAGACGCCATCCTCTCTGGGAGTCCCCAGCGTCGATGACTTCCTGGGTTTCTGGAACACCTGGAACTCTGGGAAGGCTTAGATACAACAACTCAGACCAGATTCCTTGTGAATGAATAAGAGCCTGGTTGTTCTGGGAGCCGGGGGCGGAGAGAGTGAGACAAGATGGGAGGCTGGCAGGAAGTGCAGCCAAGCATGTTGACTCACTTAACAAGATGCAGACCATGCAGACCAGAGCCAACAGTGTCCTCTCTGCTTCCATACACTTGCTGCTTCTGCTGTGGATCCAGAGTGAGAGCTGTGGTCGGTTAAGAGGTTAGAGTGCTCAAGTGCAGAAGGGAAGGTGGCCTtcatggaaaagagaagaaaaagtagagagTATGGACAGGGTCATGTAATCTACATCCTTAGATGGCAGAGGAGAAGCTGAGGTTGAGGATGCTCTTACATTCCAAGGAGGGCAGGGGGCACTATGTGTCCTGATAGAAAGGCCTCATTGGCCACTTCTCAGAGCCCTTGCTTTGCTGCAAAGAAATCCACCCCATCCTAGGATCTAACCTTTCCCCTCCTTTCAAAGTGGAGTAGGCTTGTACTGAATTTAGAACTGCTGAAGTTCCAAGTTCAGAACCAGCAGCAATATGTTACATTGACTAGAAATGACCTAGGGCAACTGAACCAAATTTCAGGGTTGATTGGAGACAAAGTAGGGCTCCAAACAGTCCTATTTCTGTCATTACTGTAGAGTCACCCTTGGTTCAGCACCTGGTCCCCAAACTTCAGTCAATGGCAGGAAAAAAAGCTCTCAGAAGTTCTCTAGATGGGAAAAGTAGGGGAGATAGGCCCTGTGATACGGCGACTCTAGTTTCTGAAGTGGACCAGgttaaaagttttgtaaaattGCTGGATGTTTCCCAAAAGGGGTACTGTGCTCCCTGTACTATAGAGTTCTGTCACTCTTCCAGTACCTAGCCCACAGGGTCAGAGGATGAGACCAGATCAATAAAATTGTGTAACAGCTCACATTTTTCCTCAAGCAACCAGGAGCCTAtctaatgtgtgtgtatgtgtgcgggGGTTGGGTTCccagaagaaatgaagagaacaaaggcatttgtgtgtgtgtgtgtgtgtgttcctgatgattgaatccagggctcagTGtatttctgccactgagctatagaccagcccttaactttttatttaaacatttttaaaatatttgtatttcacaGCCAACTTTCtgtgccataacaaaatacttgactCTAAGTAATGTACAGTGAATAGAGGTTCATTTAACTAGGTTCAAGAGCATGGAACTAGCAACTGCTAGGCTCTGGTGAGGACCCCCCCCACCCCTTGACTATGTCCCAACATGTCAGAATTGCatgtgagagggagagatcacatggcaagacaggatGCCAGAAAATTCCATGGTCTggctcactctttttttttaaaacacccaTTAATGAATTAGTGGGAACTAATTCACTCCAAGAGTCCAACATTGATCATCCCAATGACCTAATTGCTTTCCATTAGGCCTCGCCTCTAAAAAGTTTACCACTTCTCAATACTGCCACGCTAGGGACCATGCTTCAGTATACAAATCtgtgggggacacattcaaaccatatgtaaaatataccaatatttaaaaatagacaaagagtTAACAGACCCTATTCTCCCACCACTCTGCTGCAAGTCATGGCCATTTGACAATAGCATTTAAATGTCCAGCTCTATTATTCCTTGGAAACAGCTGCTCTCTCTcagtatttcatacattttatgaaCATATCTGACCATATGCCCAACACCCCCAATACCACCAAAGATGTCCATGTTCTCATCATTGGAACCCATGAATATGTCATATTACAtggcaaagaaaaataaggttGTGGATGGAGTTAAGGTTGTTAGTCATTCTACCTTGATTTAAGgggattatcctggattatttgGGTGGATCCAACATAATCACAGGTTTTAAAAAGTGCATATGGGAGGCAAAAGGAAGACACTTGATACAGTGTGAGAAGAACCTGGTGTTTGGGAAAGATAGACCATGTTTGGAATCACCAGCCAAGGAATGCAGGTAGTCCTAGAAACTGGAAAAGGAGAGTTAACAGATTAGATTGTTCTCTAAAATCCTGATGACACCTTGATTTTTAAcctggagacttttttttttttttaaactggggattgaaaccagaggggctttatcattgagctatatttcCATCCAGCCCTTTCATTTTGAAACTAAGTttcatagggcctcactaatttgcccaggctggcctctaatttccTGTCTCAGACTTCCCATTTGCTAGTATTACAGATGCATACTACCACACTTTGATTGAGACTCATTTTGGACTTTTGACTTCCAAAACTGTAACATAATGCATTTGACTTCCAAAACTGTAACATtaagtttgtggtactttgttacagcagcaacaggaaatTAATACACTATCATCTCATGGATGGGAACTAGTTCTATTTCCCTAGATACAGGGAAGGAGATATGTGTAGAAGCAGTTCCTCAGATGCGGGGCCACTCCGTGCCCCAGAATCCCCTGTAGGTGGGGTTCAAGATGGAGATATGGGCATGCATGAAGGAGAGTGCTGGGTGAGAATGATCTGGAtcacaaagagagagaagaacCAAGTTTTTCTATTACTGATGGAAGCAATGAGGATGTTGGGACCCCTAAGGGTGAAGGTCCTAGTGGGCCTGATGTAGGGACTAGGGAAAGGCAGATCTGGCAACCAAGAATGAGCTGTGGGCCAGAACACCTGGATCAAGAAGAGGCAGGGAGTTTAAGGAAAGGAGCCAGGCATAGAAACACCCAGCTTTCTCTGGGACATTCAAGTGACACCTGTTGCCACAGACTGAATCAAGAATGAGGGTGGACCGTGAGATCTATTGTCTCTAAAACCACTGGCCCAGCCTGTTTCTTCTGTCCCTCACCCCACTAACAGGATAAAGGTGCTGTCTTGGACTGAAGGAGATGCTGGAGACGAGCAGGATGCTGGCCCGTGTGGCAGGGAGTCGGGCTCCTCTGGGCCTGCTCCTGGTCTGTCTGCATCTCCCAGGTATGAAGTCCATGCCTGGTCCTTGGGCAGGAGGGGACATGGGCCCCTCCAGAGCTGGAATGACAGGGAGGGTAAAGGCAGCAGGATATACACAGAGGGTACAGATTTGGGTCCCTGAAGAGATAAGAATTGGTGTTGGGGAAGTGAAGGGACTTTTAGTGAAGAGAATCAGGAAAAGGAGGATGTTTGGTACCAAAATGAGTCCATTGACTGCTTGTCTTCCCTTCCCTCAGGCTTCTTTGCCCGGAGCATCGGTGCCATGGAGGAGAAAGTTTCTCCACACTTGGGGACAAACTTGCCTCTGCTGGGACAACCTTCCTTCACTGGTCCCACCAACTACGGACATCCTCAGCCGAAACCAAACTCTGAGTCTAATGACTTAGAGGGAGTTCCTCTCAAACCCAATATTCCTCCACCAGATGGCTCCCAACCTGCAGGAGGATCTGGGGTGCGGAGGTGGCCTCCATCCTGGGGGCCTCCTCTGGGGTTCTGGCCCTCTGAGGATCCTTGGCAGGTGATGGATGCTGCAAATgaggaccagctgggagagatgCCACCTGAAGGACTGCCTTACCTTTCCAGTGCTGGTGCTGTCCCACTGGGTGGCCGTCCTTTGTCTGTGGCATCCTCTGCTCACCAGGAAGAGCCCTCATCTGAGACTTCACTTCTCCAGCAGGACTCAAAGTCAGGACAGCTGCCACGTTCTAACCTGCTGGGAGCCCAGAGACAAGCTCTTTCCCAGCACCCTTTCTGGTCTCTCATCCATAGGCTTCTTCCTGGCCTCCCCTGGGGGACCCTGAATCCTGGTGTGTCCTGGGGAGGCGGAGGTCCTGGGACTGGATGGGGAACAAGGCCCATAGCACGCCCTCCTGGAACCTGGGGTATCCATAATCAATTCCCAGGTAGCATCTGGGGGAATATTAATCGGTATCCTGGAAGCATCTGGGGGAATATTAATCGGTATCCTGGAAGCATCTGGGGGAATATTAATCGGTATCCTGGAAGCATCTGGGGGAATATTAATCGGTATCCAGGTACCAGCTGGGGGAATATTCATTTGCGCCCAGGTATCAATAATCGGTTTCCTCCAGGAGTTCTTCATCCTCCTGGCCTCTCTTGGAACACCCCAGCTGGTTTCCCTAATCCTCAGAACCCTGATGAGCAGTGGGAGTAGAGATGGTGAGAGGAACCCCGAGTCAGAGGAGGGAGTGGAGCTCCAGCCCCTCATGATACAAGTTGAATCAGGTTCCATCAGCACTTTCCAACATTATCCCCATTTTTACCTCCTCCCTTACTGCTCTACGCTAATCtccaataaaatataagcaaCTCTTGAATTTGCTATTTGTCGGTGTCTTTGTTTCTGGGTATAAACTGAAGTGCATTTGGTCCATCCCAGTTTTCTAGCCATCCCCATGTTTCTCTAAGGTTCCCTGTGAACTGACCCTCTCTTGTCATCCCCATCTTTGTGAAATATCAAAGCCCAGGTGTATGTGGGTGGAGCCTCATGGTCTCACCTTGTCTGGGTGGGAGGGCTGGTTTCAGAATGGTCTCTCTGGCGTCTCATCCATAGGCTTCTGCTTGGCCTCCCCTGGGGGACTCTGAATCCTGGTGtgtcctggggagggggaggtccTGGGACTGGATGGGGAACAAGGACCATAGCACAGCCTCCTAGAATCTGGGGTATCCATAATCAATTCCCAAGTAGCAGTTGGGGGAATATTAATTGGTGTCCTGGGAGCCATGGGGAGATATTAATCAATATCCAGGCACCAGCTAGGGGAATATTTATTTGTCAATACTCAGTGTCCTCCAAGAGTTCTTCATCCTCCTGGCTTCTCTTGGAACACCACAGCTGGAGTCTGAAAAGGGGAGGAGAGGTAGCAGGACTCAATGAGAGGACACCTGCtataggagggagggagaaggaccAGGAAGTGAGCACCAGGGCCAGGTGGGATAATACCCTTCTATTCACAGGGACACAGAGAACCAGAGGTCACCTGTCTATGCTTATCTTTTATTCCCCAGAAAGTCACACTTCTTGGAAGTGGAGATACATGGATCTCCTCCCTTATATGCATCACTTAGTGCATTGTGCCCCGGAGAACCACACCACAGACTTTGAACATTTGTTGAGTGCATAGTAGCCCttgataaagaaaaagagaaaagggagcgGAAAGGGAGAGAAACTTGGAGCCAACAATCCTGCCTACAGGAACATCTGATACTTTTGTTCCCACGGGATGACATAGTTTCTGTGGTCATGCTGATATTTCTCCAGCCTCCCTCTGGTTTTCCCAGGAGCTCAGCATCCTTGAACAGGAGTTGGTGTGAGGATAGTGGAGAGTTAATCTACAAAAGTGCAGAAAGAATTTAGCAGGAGGGGCACCGAGCTGACTGGGTCTCTAGATTCTCTTTTCCCCACGCTGTCTACCCCGCTCTCAGTGTGCAGGTATGTGTGCTCCATACAGCCCGGGAGCACCCCAGGTCCAGGAGACTAGACAGTATGTGGGAGAACAGGCAACAGGAGGACCAACACCAGAGCCCTAGAGAGCCACCTGCCTGAGTGAGAAGGTGCATTGGGAATTCCTTTTAGGGACCCTCCCCCATCAGCCCACCTTTTCCTTCATCAACCTCTTCTCCATCACCTCCACCTCCTTGCCCAATTACTTCCCCTACTTGGACTGTCTCGTTTTTTCCTGGTTCTAGGGCAAGGATGAAGAGCTGTTATCAGGCCCAAGATCATTCTCTCAGGcacatttttttcctgtcccTCTTTTTGGTTGCCCCTTTACTATAATCACTCCTATTTGCACTTTTAAATTCTGTATCAGAAATCCCCTACTTTGTTCCCCAGACTCATTAGTGTAAGCACCAGTGGACAGGGACTTTGTCTATTTTTCACTGCTGCATGCCTGGCACCAGGAACAGTGTCTGGACCAGGGCAGGTGCTCAGCAACACTGAAGGAGAGGGTGAACCTCCTCCCCATCTTTCTACAAGTGCTCtagtttggacctggaatgtcctTTAAAAGCTCATACGTTAAaaacttggtccccagggtggcactatttggaagtggtggaaactttaggggTTGGTGCCTAAAGTGGGAAGTatttaggtcattggaggtgtgccctCGAAGGGGACTGTGGGATCCTGGTCCCTTCCTCATTTTCTTTGCTCCTGGCTTACCATGAAGTGGGTGGTTTTGCTCTGCCAAGTGCTCCCGCCATGATGTGATGCTTTGccacatgccacacacacacatacacacacacacaaaaaaaacagggtcagctgatcatggactggaatCTAAATTGACAGCCAaaagaaaccttttctctttataagttatttcaagtatttgttatagtaacagaaagctaatgCACTAAGcctctgtcattttctttcttcttctactGGCTTCCTGAGCCACATGACTGCACACAGAGCCTGATGTGCACTCCTGCTGTGGCCTTCCCACAGCCTCACTGATATTTCCTCTTGTATCTCATGTAAACCTTTCTCAACTCATACCATACTCTGCACATTTCACCATTTAACCTTCTATTCATGATGAAGGTAttataggattatttttagtGATGGAGAAACTAAGAGAGAAATTTTACAAGTGACACAGGAGTGACTTCAAgctaatttttcttattatctgTCCAGGAAATGTTCAAGTACAATATGCAATTAACAGAAATACCAACTAACTTTTATTATCTGTGCTAGATTCTGGACAAAG
This portion of the Marmota flaviventris isolate mMarFla1 chromosome 6, mMarFla1.hap1, whole genome shotgun sequence genome encodes:
- the Cdsn gene encoding corneodesmosin yields the protein MGSSRAPKMGRVGGQGMMALLLAGLLLPGTLAKSIGTLSDPCKDPTRITSPNNPCLTGKGGSSSFSSQSGSSSFSNSISSSGGSSGGSSGGSSGGSSSSSISSGGSSGGSSGGFSGGSSGYSISSGGSSGGFSGGSRGGSSGGSSGSSFYQGGSAGSALFKPGSGYPKGTGDGSALPVNDKSHMSGGSSSFSQTSQMSSSSSQSSSSNLRPCSSDVPDSPCSGGPIVSHSGPYISSSHSVSGGQRPVVVVVEQHGSGGPGVIQGSPCSSGGLPGKPCPPITSVQQSYGGYEVVGGSSDSYLVPGMTYSKGKIYPVGYFTKDNPVKGSPGSPSFAAGPPISEGKYFSSNPIIPSHSSSSSNIHQSGASSAIAFQPVGSGGVQPCGVGFTGPKGPCSPSGSGVHISSSISSNSGSSYHPCSGVSQGPCSPPGTGSLGGSSSSSSSSSSLSSGKIILQPCSIKSSSSGQPCISVSSSTLSGGPDGSPQPDPSAGAKPCGLSSPGRIPCRSIRDILTQVKPLGPQLADPEVFLPQGESLDSP
- the C6H6orf15 gene encoding uncharacterized protein C6orf15 homolog codes for the protein MLARVAGSRAPLGLLLVCLHLPGFFARSIGAMEEKVSPHLGTNLPLLGQPSFTGPTNYGHPQPKPNSESNDLEGVPLKPNIPPPDGSQPAGGSGVRRWPPSWGPPLGFWPSEDPWQVMDAANEDQLGEMPPEGLPYLSSAGAVPLGGRPLSVASSAHQEEPSSETSLLQQDSKSGQLPRSNLLGAQRQALSQHPFWSLIHRLLPGLPWGTLNPGVSWGGGGPGTGWGTRPIARPPGTWGIHNQFPGSIWGNINRYPGSIWGNINRYPGSIWGNINRYPGSIWGNINRYPGTSWGNIHLRPGINNRFPPGVLHPPGLSWNTPAGFPNPQNPDEQWE